In Caldalkalibacillus thermarum, one DNA window encodes the following:
- a CDS encoding replication initiation and membrane attachment family protein, which translates to MAATWKYVRPIDRYKVRIMDQPDAFQLKVLSQLYQPLIGPEAISLYFTLFSETDGDRRYSAEKQHHWLMKAMALPLDQIYYARLRLEAIGLLRTYRRQTEEGALFTYELYPPLSAEQFFADDVLSIWLYNQVGPAHFKQLRARFSYYLVEEGEAVQDEEITKPFHEVFTSIHPSELAVQEGSQTEQDLKEAAQAYPLPLPKGRERKPLSFDGYELDVDLLKSLLMKGLDPDSILTHENVQEIKKVAFFYQLDEWRLSQLIHDALTLDDRLDMAQLRRQAKWYYRYQYGRPPQVRMRMPAETKNKSRPQAEREIATSQETRPEEMTEEERHLYVLQTMSPLELLAAYQDGGKVAEADEKLVEELIFDYQLEPSVVNVLIEYILLTNDFRLPRSLVTKVAAHWKRLKITDMRQALEVAKKEHRQYKKWQEKRQQGERQTAQQSTPARAKEMSATKGKGVRKDVVPSWVQEQEREQSLDSKKSLDSKKRQEQGENQPASGAQISTLSEEQKRERIKSLLKALGEWEE; encoded by the coding sequence ATGGCCGCAACATGGAAATATGTGCGCCCTATTGACCGCTATAAAGTCAGGATTATGGATCAGCCGGATGCTTTTCAGCTGAAAGTTTTGAGTCAGCTGTACCAGCCTTTGATCGGTCCTGAAGCCATTTCCCTATATTTCACTTTGTTTAGTGAGACAGATGGGGACCGCCGCTATTCGGCAGAGAAACAGCATCACTGGCTCATGAAGGCCATGGCCCTTCCCCTGGACCAGATTTATTATGCCCGCTTACGTTTAGAAGCGATCGGTCTGTTAAGAACCTACCGCAGGCAAACAGAAGAAGGGGCGCTGTTCACATACGAACTGTATCCCCCGCTTTCAGCCGAGCAATTCTTTGCCGATGATGTACTCAGCATTTGGTTGTATAATCAGGTTGGACCGGCACATTTTAAACAGTTGCGCGCCCGTTTCTCCTATTATCTGGTAGAAGAAGGGGAAGCGGTTCAGGACGAGGAGATCACGAAGCCGTTTCATGAGGTGTTTACCTCCATTCATCCTTCGGAGCTGGCTGTTCAGGAAGGGAGTCAGACCGAACAAGATCTTAAGGAAGCAGCCCAAGCGTATCCGTTGCCACTGCCTAAAGGAAGGGAAAGGAAACCTCTTTCCTTTGACGGTTATGAGTTGGACGTGGATTTATTGAAAAGTTTGCTGATGAAAGGGCTGGATCCAGATTCGATTTTAACCCATGAGAATGTTCAAGAAATAAAAAAGGTCGCTTTTTTTTATCAATTGGATGAATGGCGGTTGAGCCAGTTGATCCACGATGCCTTGACACTTGATGACCGTTTAGATATGGCTCAATTGCGGCGCCAGGCCAAATGGTATTATCGTTACCAATACGGTCGTCCTCCCCAAGTGCGCATGCGCATGCCTGCGGAAACCAAGAACAAGAGTAGGCCACAGGCCGAAAGGGAGATAGCCACCAGTCAGGAGACCCGTCCCGAAGAAATGACTGAGGAAGAGCGGCATCTTTACGTGCTGCAAACGATGAGTCCGCTTGAGCTTTTGGCTGCCTATCAAGATGGGGGAAAGGTGGCTGAAGCGGATGAAAAGTTGGTAGAAGAGCTGATTTTTGATTATCAACTTGAACCAAGCGTGGTCAACGTTTTGATTGAGTACATTTTGCTGACCAACGACTTCCGGCTGCCCCGCAGCTTGGTGACCAAGGTGGCTGCTCACTGGAAAAGGCTGAAGATTACCGACATGAGACAGGCCCTTGAAGTGGCCAAAAAGGAGCATCGGCAGTATAAAAAATGGCAAGAGAAACGGCAGCAAGGGGAGCGTCAAACGGCTCAACAGAGCACCCCTGCACGGGCCAAGGAGATGTCCGCCACAAAGGGGAAAGGAGTGCGCAAAGACGTTGTTCCATCCTGGGTTCAAGAGCAAGAGCGGGAACAATCCCTGGATTCCAAAAAGTCCCTGGATTCTAAAAAGCGGCAGGAGCAGGGTGAGAATCAACCCGCGTCAGGTGCCCAAATTTCCACACTGAGCGAGGAGCAAAAACGGGAGCGCATCAAATCTTTGTTAAAAGCATTGGGAGAGTGGGAGGAATAG
- the dnaI gene encoding primosomal protein DnaI, with the protein MEAIKRSLEAFVKARNLEQKIQTDLSALLDHPLVEDWLSRHPQWTKTKLERFSIKVKHYIREEENCQKCPGLDRCPNLLKGHKAELLAYSGMVDVTYTPCRYQKRALQEARKAKLIKSHHISADILQGSFRHFDRNDAGRLDAFQAVLDFCMTVQPGKNPMGIYLYGPLGVGKSYLLGAAANKLAERDIATYMVYTPEFFREVKGAIAEQKVEEKIEALQKVPVLILDDIGAETITAWARDEVLGAILQYRVIHKLPTLYTSNYDYDQLEDHLAYSQKGGIEQMKAKRIMERIRHYTRAYFMEGPNRRTQMK; encoded by the coding sequence ATGGAAGCCATCAAGCGGTCATTGGAAGCCTTTGTGAAAGCGCGGAATCTGGAACAAAAAATCCAAACTGACCTGTCTGCTTTGTTAGATCATCCCCTGGTCGAGGACTGGCTGAGCCGGCATCCCCAGTGGACGAAGACGAAATTGGAACGTTTTTCTATAAAAGTGAAGCACTATATACGGGAAGAAGAAAACTGTCAGAAGTGCCCTGGGCTGGACAGATGCCCCAATTTACTCAAAGGGCATAAAGCGGAGCTTTTAGCCTATAGTGGCATGGTGGATGTGACCTATACTCCTTGCCGTTATCAAAAGCGAGCCCTTCAAGAAGCCAGGAAAGCCAAATTGATTAAAAGCCACCACATTTCTGCCGATATCTTGCAAGGAAGTTTCCGCCATTTTGACCGGAACGATGCGGGCCGGCTGGATGCCTTTCAAGCCGTGCTGGACTTTTGCATGACCGTACAACCTGGGAAAAACCCGATGGGAATCTATCTCTATGGTCCGTTGGGGGTGGGGAAAAGCTATTTGCTGGGCGCAGCAGCCAATAAATTGGCTGAACGGGATATCGCGACATATATGGTCTATACCCCTGAATTTTTTAGGGAAGTGAAAGGTGCCATTGCTGAACAGAAGGTAGAGGAAAAGATTGAAGCGTTGCAGAAAGTGCCAGTGCTCATATTGGATGACATCGGTGCTGAAACGATTACAGCCTGGGCGAGGGATGAGGTGTTAGGTGCCATATTGCAGTACCGGGTGATTCATAAACTGCCTACCTTGTATACATCCAATTATGATTATGACCAGTTGGAGGATCATCTGGCCTATTCTCAAAAGGGCGGTATTGAACAGATGAAGGCCAAGCGGATTATGGAGCGCATTCGCCATTATACCCGTGCCTACTTTATGGAAGGACCTAACCGCCGTACCCAAATGAAGTGA
- a CDS encoding anti-sigma factor: MNNHKQCLTDEMIVDSLLAKLPVEQMEEIERHLQACARCQRSRNEWMTLLQAQSQPGVDKEIATALPRIHKRLKKTIGLHKRRPTPLWRKPAVVILTLCLFIGLSFAKGWHVNQEIYQETSQHQSHVFREAEFLIDPQTVHYRIGMANNPHSRQSGLLAYDVNGNLWINHTSQEVIIFLEGLRPLADRDYQVWISAGQRENNAGVVEMDSGKGYIYWSGEDSTQIEFIRISIEPKGGSQVPTGPEALFIPLYQYHTR, encoded by the coding sequence ATGAACAATCATAAGCAGTGTTTAACTGATGAAATGATCGTCGACAGCCTGTTGGCCAAACTTCCGGTTGAGCAAATGGAAGAGATTGAGCGCCATCTTCAAGCGTGTGCACGATGCCAGAGGAGCCGCAATGAATGGATGACGCTGCTTCAGGCACAATCCCAACCTGGAGTGGACAAGGAAATAGCGACAGCATTGCCGCGAATTCATAAGCGGTTAAAGAAGACCATCGGCTTGCACAAGCGGAGACCCACTCCCTTGTGGAGAAAACCAGCGGTGGTTATCCTTACGCTCTGCTTGTTTATTGGTCTCAGTTTTGCCAAGGGATGGCATGTGAACCAAGAGATTTACCAGGAAACATCCCAACACCAAAGTCATGTCTTCCGGGAAGCTGAATTTTTGATTGACCCGCAAACGGTGCATTACCGCATCGGCATGGCCAACAACCCCCATTCCCGGCAAAGCGGATTGCTCGCTTATGACGTAAACGGAAATCTGTGGATCAACCATACCAGCCAGGAAGTCATTATCTTTCTTGAGGGGTTACGCCCTTTGGCTGACAGGGATTATCAGGTGTGGATCAGTGCTGGCCAACGGGAAAACAATGCAGGTGTGGTTGAAATGGATTCAGGAAAAGGTTATATATATTGGAGCGGCGAGGACTCAACACAAATTGAATTTATCCGGATCAGTATTGAGCCCAAAGGAGGCAGCCAGGTGCCTACTGGGCCAGAAGCCCTGTTTATCCCCTTATATCAATATCATACCCGTTAA
- a CDS encoding RNA polymerase sigma factor produces the protein MAEREQEVLLLVERVKRGSEESFDYLYEKYLPFILRIAMAMLKNRQEAEDVCHDIFLEVLNHPERYDPSRGSFESWLAVKTKSKCLDRLRIHKRHLLQEAEEAVNIRRPASFEDPTAEHTLYRELKEALAKALNQIPAAQRQVLLHAYFKGESHRSIAKQLKRPLGTVKSLIRYGLKNMRKQLEEWNWSGPGGGESR, from the coding sequence ATGGCGGAAAGGGAACAAGAGGTCCTGCTATTGGTTGAACGGGTAAAGAGGGGATCAGAGGAGTCTTTTGATTATCTGTACGAAAAATACCTTCCTTTCATTTTACGCATAGCGATGGCGATGTTAAAAAACAGGCAGGAAGCTGAAGATGTGTGCCATGACATTTTTTTGGAGGTGCTCAATCACCCGGAGCGTTATGACCCTTCCAGAGGTTCCTTTGAATCCTGGCTGGCTGTCAAAACCAAAAGCAAATGTTTGGACCGCCTGAGAATTCACAAGAGACATCTGTTACAAGAAGCGGAAGAAGCTGTCAACATCCGCCGTCCTGCTTCTTTTGAAGACCCAACGGCGGAACACACTTTATACCGGGAGTTAAAAGAAGCACTGGCCAAAGCTTTAAATCAGATTCCGGCAGCCCAGCGGCAGGTGCTTCTACATGCCTATTTCAAAGGAGAAAGCCACCGCTCAATTGCAAAACAGTTGAAACGGCCGCTGGGAACGGTTAAATCCCTGATTCGTTACGGTCTGAAAAACATGAGGAAACAGCTTGAAGAATGGAATTGGAGCGGGCCAGGAGGAGGGGAAAGCCGATGA
- a CDS encoding COG1470 family protein yields the protein MVMAVKRMNRGRLIRWVMIVLLGVSLIGIGQISAAAQSQLQLFTPYPGVSVTPGESLNYEIEVINNGAGIQYVTFRIEGLDDNWNYHLTADGRDIKRLSVRPDQNETVYLQVDVPLEIEKGEYEFRLIASGRNNEQAVLPITVDVTEEGTFRTELTSDQPNMEGHADSSFTFKASLRNRTASEQLYSLSADVPRGWQVRFQSGGQYVTSVNVDPNGVQDINIEVNPPEGVKEGKYTIPIKAATSGTSATLELEVVITGTYDLVLSTPSERLNFDITAGRSKTIELEVTNQGTADLRDIELDASTPVNWEVTFEPNRIDMLPAGESARVRATVTADSNALAGDYMLNLEARAPEVSHSASFRATVKTPLLWGWIGILIIAGVIGGIGYLFKKYGRR from the coding sequence ATGGTAATGGCGGTTAAAAGGATGAACCGTGGGCGCTTGATTCGGTGGGTGATGATCGTTTTACTGGGGGTGAGCCTGATTGGGATAGGGCAAATAAGTGCCGCGGCCCAATCCCAGTTGCAGCTCTTTACTCCTTATCCTGGGGTGTCAGTTACTCCGGGTGAGTCGCTTAACTATGAGATTGAGGTGATTAACAATGGAGCCGGCATTCAGTATGTCACTTTCCGGATCGAAGGATTAGATGACAACTGGAACTATCATTTGACAGCGGACGGACGGGATATTAAACGTCTGTCAGTGCGGCCGGATCAAAATGAAACTGTTTATTTGCAAGTGGATGTGCCCCTAGAAATCGAAAAAGGAGAATATGAATTCCGCTTGATTGCTTCTGGCAGAAACAACGAACAGGCGGTCTTGCCCATTACAGTGGATGTGACTGAGGAAGGAACCTTCCGGACAGAGCTGACCAGCGACCAGCCGAATATGGAGGGGCACGCCGATTCCAGCTTTACATTTAAAGCCAGCTTGCGTAACAGAACGGCAAGTGAACAGCTGTATTCCTTATCGGCAGATGTGCCCCGGGGCTGGCAGGTGCGCTTTCAATCGGGAGGCCAGTATGTCACCTCGGTCAATGTAGATCCAAACGGGGTTCAAGATATCAACATTGAGGTGAACCCGCCTGAAGGCGTTAAAGAAGGTAAGTATACCATTCCCATCAAGGCTGCCACTAGCGGCACTTCCGCTACCCTGGAATTAGAAGTGGTGATTACAGGAACCTATGATCTTGTCCTCAGCACACCCAGTGAACGCTTAAATTTTGATATCACGGCTGGCAGAAGCAAAACGATTGAACTGGAAGTAACCAATCAGGGAACGGCTGACTTGCGGGATATTGAATTGGATGCTTCAACGCCAGTCAACTGGGAAGTGACATTTGAACCAAACCGTATTGACATGTTGCCAGCAGGCGAGTCAGCCCGGGTACGGGCAACGGTGACAGCAGACTCTAATGCCCTGGCTGGAGATTATATGCTGAATCTTGAAGCCCGTGCACCAGAGGTATCCCATTCTGCTTCTTTCCGGGCCACAGTCAAAACACCCCTGTTGTGGGGATGGATTGGCATCTTGATTATTGCCGGCGTTATTGGGGGTATTGGTTACTTGTTTAAAAAGTACGGGAGGAGATAG
- a CDS encoding ABC transporter ATP-binding protein, with protein MAVIELKGLTKVYDGYTAVDHIDLAVEQGEIFGLLGPNGAGKTTTILMMLGLIEPTSGSVRVCQLDSIRNPIEVKKRVGYLPDDLGFYDERTGLENLLLTAQLNGIPLTEARQRAETLLDKVGLAHAAQQKAGTYSRGMRQRLGLADVLMKKPEVVILDEPTLGLDPEGMQELLALIQSLSKDENMTVLLSSHHLYQVQQICDRVGLFVGGKLMAVGPIDQLARELFKDEPLVVFVKCTPVSDRLKEQVLSLPGVLEVKAEAEPWEVICERDVSGEIARTVVENGARLEHLSTKDYGLDEIYRRYFKGGDMGDASQP; from the coding sequence ATGGCTGTGATTGAACTGAAAGGATTAACCAAGGTATATGATGGTTATACCGCAGTGGACCATATTGATCTGGCTGTGGAGCAGGGTGAAATCTTTGGCCTCTTGGGTCCTAACGGAGCCGGGAAAACAACCACGATTTTGATGATGCTGGGTCTGATTGAACCGACGTCCGGTTCCGTAAGGGTTTGTCAGCTTGATTCCATTCGCAATCCCATTGAGGTGAAAAAGCGTGTGGGCTATCTTCCTGATGACCTCGGTTTTTACGATGAACGGACAGGGCTGGAAAACTTGCTGTTAACCGCTCAATTAAACGGCATCCCCCTCACTGAAGCGCGGCAAAGGGCGGAAACCTTGCTTGACAAGGTAGGATTGGCCCATGCAGCCCAGCAGAAAGCGGGAACCTATTCCCGGGGGATGAGACAACGGCTGGGACTGGCCGATGTATTGATGAAAAAACCGGAAGTGGTTATTTTGGATGAGCCTACGCTGGGACTTGACCCTGAAGGAATGCAAGAATTGCTGGCGTTAATCCAGTCCTTAAGCAAGGATGAAAACATGACCGTTCTGTTGTCCTCCCACCATTTATACCAGGTGCAGCAAATTTGTGACCGGGTAGGCTTGTTTGTGGGGGGGAAGCTGATGGCGGTCGGCCCCATCGACCAACTGGCCAGAGAATTGTTTAAGGATGAACCGCTTGTTGTCTTTGTCAAATGTACGCCCGTTTCTGACCGTCTGAAGGAGCAGGTGCTGTCCTTGCCGGGTGTTCTGGAAGTAAAAGCAGAAGCAGAACCGTGGGAAGTCATCTGTGAGAGGGATGTCAGCGGGGAGATTGCCCGCACCGTTGTGGAGAACGGTGCACGGCTGGAACACCTTAGTACCAAGGATTACGGCCTGGATGAGATTTACCGCCGTTACTTTAAAGGAGGGGATATGGGTGACGCGTCCCAGCCTTAA
- a CDS encoding ABC transporter permease, giving the protein MTRPSLKRWIPAQLMFWRQVKEDQAKHQETKAQEPLHPFWVLVQKEVTDHMRSWRYLILLAILVLTCMGSLYTALMSIRDAVSQEGPEVGFVFLKLFTASDGSLPPFITFVGFLGPLLGITLGFDAVNSELNKRTLIRILSQPVPRDYVINAKFVGALMMIALLFFALGFLVMGLGLMMIGIPPTPEEFLRILAFLVLSVVYVAFWLNLSILFSIRFRQAATSALASIAVWLFFSVFYQLIVNMIGLARANTGLAQEASASVEQIQLVQALLRLSPNHLFSEATMTLLVPSIRSLGPLTMEQVYGALPTPLPLGQSLLLVWPQVTALVAVSMLCFAFSYVSFMRQDIRAR; this is encoded by the coding sequence GTGACGCGTCCCAGCCTTAAACGCTGGATACCTGCTCAATTAATGTTTTGGCGTCAGGTAAAAGAGGATCAAGCTAAACACCAGGAAACAAAAGCGCAAGAACCTCTTCACCCGTTTTGGGTACTGGTTCAAAAAGAAGTGACGGATCACATGCGCAGCTGGCGGTATCTCATTTTGCTGGCCATTCTTGTGTTAACGTGTATGGGTTCGCTGTACACCGCTTTGATGAGCATCAGGGATGCGGTCTCTCAAGAAGGACCGGAGGTTGGTTTTGTCTTTTTAAAACTGTTTACAGCCTCCGATGGCTCTCTGCCCCCTTTTATCACCTTTGTCGGTTTTCTGGGTCCTTTACTGGGGATTACCTTGGGCTTTGATGCTGTTAATTCGGAACTGAACAAACGGACCTTGATTCGCATTTTGTCCCAGCCGGTTCCCAGGGATTATGTCATCAATGCCAAATTTGTCGGGGCGTTAATGATGATTGCGCTTTTGTTTTTCGCCCTCGGTTTTCTCGTCATGGGGTTAGGGTTGATGATGATTGGCATTCCGCCTACGCCTGAGGAATTTTTGCGCATACTTGCCTTCCTGGTCCTCAGTGTCGTCTATGTGGCTTTTTGGCTGAATCTGTCCATTCTGTTCTCCATCCGTTTCAGGCAGGCGGCCACTTCTGCCCTGGCCAGCATTGCTGTCTGGTTGTTTTTCTCTGTATTTTACCAGCTCATTGTCAATATGATCGGCTTGGCCCGGGCCAACACAGGGCTGGCACAGGAGGCATCGGCTTCGGTTGAACAAATTCAGTTGGTGCAAGCCTTGTTAAGGTTATCCCCCAACCACCTGTTTAGCGAGGCGACCATGACACTGCTGGTGCCATCGATCCGCAGCCTGGGTCCGTTGACCATGGAGCAAGTGTACGGAGCGCTGCCTACGCCCTTACCGCTGGGACAAAGTTTATTATTGGTCTGGCCCCAGGTCACCGCACTGGTGGCGGTAAGCATGCTCTGTTTTGCTTTCTCATACGTGTCCTTTATGAGACAAGATATTCGTGCCAGATAG
- a CDS encoding DUF1427 family protein, translating to MNEVLLSLLVGMVVGFLFTLLKLPLPAPPVLAGVMGIVGIYVGGTIAQKVLHYLG from the coding sequence ATGAATGAAGTGTTGTTAAGTCTGCTGGTGGGGATGGTGGTCGGCTTCCTGTTTACACTGCTGAAACTTCCCTTGCCCGCCCCGCCAGTGCTGGCCGGCGTCATGGGCATTGTAGGCATTTATGTGGGAGGAACAATCGCACAAAAAGTATTGCATTACTTAGGCTGA
- a CDS encoding NupC/NupG family nucleoside CNT transporter produces the protein MNYIWGIFGILVIFAIAFLFSANRTRINLRTILGGLAIQITFAFIVLKWEFGRTIFLGITQWVSKIMDFAREGSQFLFGGLFNEYNDFIFAFEVLTIIIFFSSLISVLYYLGVMQWFIKIIGGALAKVLGTSRPESLCAAANIFVGQTEAPLVVRPYIEKMTQSELFAVMTGGLASVAGSVLFGYAALGIPLEYLLAASFMAAPAGLIMAKMIMPEVNKQQLSDEKVDLEKDKESANVIDAAARGASVGLKLALNVGAMLLAFIALIALINGILGAVGGWLGFPELTLDLIFGYVFAPIAFAIGVPWSEAVSAGSFLGQKIVLNEFVAYVSFSEVMAELTPKTVAILSFALCGFANLSSLGILLGGIGGLAPSRRPDIARLGLRAILAGTLASLLSGAIAGMLIG, from the coding sequence GTGAATTATATCTGGGGTATATTTGGTATTTTAGTGATTTTTGCAATCGCTTTCCTTTTTTCGGCCAATAGGACGCGCATTAACCTGCGCACCATCTTGGGAGGATTAGCCATCCAAATCACTTTTGCTTTCATAGTCTTAAAATGGGAATTTGGACGGACGATCTTTTTGGGGATTACGCAGTGGGTCTCCAAGATTATGGATTTTGCCCGGGAAGGCTCACAGTTTTTGTTTGGCGGCTTGTTTAATGAATACAACGACTTTATTTTTGCCTTTGAGGTACTGACCATTATCATTTTCTTCTCTTCCTTAATCTCTGTGTTGTATTATCTGGGTGTCATGCAGTGGTTTATCAAAATTATCGGGGGTGCGTTGGCCAAAGTGCTGGGGACAAGCCGTCCTGAATCCTTGTGTGCGGCGGCTAATATTTTTGTGGGACAAACTGAAGCACCGCTGGTAGTTAGGCCCTATATTGAAAAAATGACCCAGTCCGAATTGTTTGCTGTGATGACCGGCGGACTGGCCTCCGTGGCCGGATCCGTTCTGTTCGGCTATGCCGCTTTAGGTATCCCCCTGGAATATTTGTTGGCGGCCAGTTTCATGGCTGCTCCGGCGGGTCTGATCATGGCTAAAATGATCATGCCAGAAGTGAACAAGCAGCAGCTTTCCGACGAAAAAGTGGATCTGGAAAAAGATAAAGAATCTGCCAATGTGATTGATGCTGCTGCCCGGGGAGCTTCTGTTGGTTTGAAACTGGCTTTGAACGTGGGGGCTATGTTACTCGCGTTTATTGCCCTGATTGCCCTCATCAACGGCATATTAGGAGCTGTTGGTGGTTGGTTAGGTTTTCCAGAGCTTACCTTGGATCTGATCTTTGGCTATGTTTTTGCCCCCATTGCCTTTGCTATTGGTGTGCCTTGGTCTGAAGCGGTATCAGCCGGTTCATTTCTCGGACAAAAAATTGTGCTTAACGAATTTGTCGCCTACGTCAGCTTTTCAGAAGTGATGGCGGAACTAACGCCGAAAACAGTGGCTATTCTCAGCTTTGCTTTATGCGGATTTGCCAATCTGAGCTCACTTGGTATTTTGCTGGGCGGGATTGGCGGCTTGGCTCCCAGCCGGCGTCCGGATATTGCCCGTCTTGGGCTCAGGGCTATTTTGGCCGGCACGTTGGCTTCGTTGCTGAGCGGCGCAATTGCCGGCATGCTGATTGGCTAG
- the ilvE gene encoding branched-chain-amino-acid transaminase has protein sequence MDQWIFMDGEFVTKDEAKVSVYDHAFLYGDGVFEGVRAYSGNVFKLKEHLERLYNSAKVIMLEIPYTMDEMEHIVCETLRKNSLEDAYIRIVVSRGKGNLGLDPFTCGRPQVIVIAEALALYPKEFYEKGLEIVTVATRRNRPDVLSPKIKSLNYLNNILVKIEAHLAGVKEAMMLNTEGYVVECSGDNIFIIKDGVLYTPPTYLGALEGITRNAIIDLAREKGYVVKEEPFTQYDVYTADEVFLTGTAAEVIAVVKVDGRVIGNGRPGPHTQVLLQAFRELVVTDGVKVYPEKKYQVG, from the coding sequence GTGGATCAGTGGATCTTCATGGACGGTGAGTTTGTCACCAAAGATGAAGCAAAGGTATCGGTCTATGATCATGCGTTTCTTTATGGCGATGGCGTGTTTGAAGGCGTGAGGGCCTACTCCGGCAATGTGTTCAAACTGAAGGAGCACCTTGAGCGGCTGTACAATTCGGCTAAAGTGATTATGCTTGAGATTCCCTACACGATGGACGAGATGGAACACATTGTCTGTGAAACGTTGCGTAAAAACAGCTTGGAGGATGCTTACATTCGCATTGTCGTCTCCCGGGGAAAAGGCAACCTGGGTTTAGACCCCTTTACTTGTGGCCGTCCTCAAGTGATTGTTATTGCTGAAGCATTGGCCTTATATCCTAAAGAATTTTATGAAAAAGGGCTGGAAATTGTGACAGTTGCCACCCGTCGCAACCGCCCGGATGTTCTAAGTCCCAAGATCAAGTCGCTTAACTATTTAAATAACATTTTAGTCAAAATTGAAGCCCATCTGGCTGGAGTCAAGGAAGCGATGATGCTGAATACGGAAGGTTATGTGGTGGAGTGTTCCGGTGATAACATTTTCATCATCAAAGACGGCGTGCTGTACACACCGCCAACCTATTTGGGCGCCTTAGAAGGCATTACCCGCAACGCCATAATCGATTTAGCCCGGGAAAAGGGCTATGTGGTGAAGGAGGAACCATTTACCCAATATGATGTCTATACCGCCGATGAAGTGTTCTTAACGGGAACAGCAGCCGAAGTAATTGCGGTTGTAAAAGTGGATGGCCGCGTGATTGGCAATGGCCGGCCGGGCCCGCATACCCAGGTTTTACTGCAAGCCTTTCGTGAATTAGTGGTCACTGACGGTGTAAAGGTTTATCCGGAAAAAAAGTATCAGGTGGGCTGA